The following DNA comes from Candidatus Aegiribacteria sp..
AGTTTTGTGTATATTTATCTTACAAAGCTGAAGTACTGGCCATATGGCACTATTTCTAAAACGGGGTCGTTGACTTCGGGAGGCTGGCATGATGGACGCGGAGGTCGGGCTGGTTGTGGAGTCAGAAGGGTTTTGTGGGGTGAGTTGAAAGACTTGATGCAAGAGAAGAGTAAAGAGGGGCATATGATGACTCTACCAATATTTCGCTAATGACAAAGAGATAAAGGAAGCTGCTGAACTTATAAGAAATGTCAGTGAATACTGTGACAAAGCTTTAGAAATAGCCAAAAGTGATATTGAAAGCAAGGAAAAAGTTAATGAAACTACAGAGATGCTAAGGGAGCTTCAATAGAGGAGAAGGCAGGTAAGATTTTCATAAGTGAAAGGCGAAACTTATCATTGAAATACCAAATGAGCAGCTTTGAAGAAGGAAAAATCATGAAAGAACGAAGGTATGATATCGATTGGCTGAGGGTTCTGGCGATATTGACAATCTTCCTATTTCACTGCACCAGATTCTTCGATCCATTGGACTGGCATTTAAAAAATGCCGAGCAGAGTTTCATTGCGCTTCTCTTCGTTGCTTTCCTTTATTCGTGGATCATGCCACTCTTCTTCCTGCTTTCTGGAGTTGGTTCCTGGTACTCGCTAAAATCCAGGACCGGCGGGAAGTATCTTGTTGAGAGAGTTAAACGGCTTTTGATCCCTCTATATATAGTAGGCATGCTTATCCTTCTACCACCTCAGGCTTACTTTGACCGCATTACCAATGAAGGGTATACCGGCACTTTTTGGGAGCAGATTCCGCATTATTTTAGCGGTCTTGTCAGTATTGATTCTCAAGATCTTCATGATCCCTCTTTTTTATTGCCCATTCCTTTTTCCGGTCATTTGTGGTTTCTCCAGTATCTTTTTCTTATCTCGCTGATGACACTGCCACTGCTTTTATACCTAAAATCAGAACAGGGTCAGCTCCTAATCGAAAGACTGGCTGTATGGTGCGATCGTCGGGGTGGCATATTTCTATTCCTGATTCCACTTATTCTTGTCCTGGTCAGTCTTCGAAGCCTTTTTGAAGGAGAGCGTACCTGGGCTGATTTTATCTACTACATGGTCTTCTTTGTAATAGGTTATCT
Coding sequences within:
- a CDS encoding acyltransferase family protein is translated as MKERRYDIDWLRVLAILTIFLFHCTRFFDPLDWHLKNAEQSFIALLFVAFLYSWIMPLFFLLSGVGSWYSLKSRTGGKYLVERVKRLLIPLYIVGMLILLPPQAYFDRITNEGYTGTFWEQIPHYFSGLVSIDSQDLHDPSFLLPIPFSGHLWFLQYLFLISLMTLPLLLYLKSEQGQLLIERLAVWCDRRGGIFLFLIPLILVLVSLRSLFEGERTWADFIYYMVFFVIGYLTPADKRFTEGFKRHIWICLALGIVAFCGAFFIIGLLDYSYPGGESFSPIYVLFQIVISTASWCWVVFILSLGARYLNFNNKVLAYSNEAVLPFYIFHQTIILLVAWFVIRWSMDILPKYLIISVVSFVLIIALYELLVRRINIVRFFFGMRPKKRLAK